Proteins encoded together in one Stutzerimonas stutzeri window:
- a CDS encoding potassium channel family protein, with amino-acid sequence MLAKLLFSEQFSFSKGDSVVVIGLGRFGSSVARSLTRLGHDVMGIDQAAEPVHAWADLLTHAVQADSTNVMALRQLGVADFPHAIVGIGSDLAASLMTIMALTELGIKDIWVKALTTEHGQIATRIGAHHVVYPEADMGERVAHLISGRMMDFIEFDDGFAIAKIHAPERIHNSTLAAAAVREKFGVTVVGLKRANQDFQHATPSTQVLPGDLLIVSGPTHDIQRFAGQGRKGS; translated from the coding sequence TTGTTGGCTAAATTGTTGTTTTCAGAGCAATTTTCGTTCTCCAAAGGCGACAGTGTGGTGGTCATCGGGCTTGGGCGCTTTGGCAGCTCGGTGGCGCGCTCGCTGACACGCCTTGGCCATGACGTGATGGGTATCGATCAGGCCGCCGAGCCCGTTCATGCATGGGCCGATCTGCTGACCCATGCGGTACAGGCCGACTCCACCAATGTCATGGCCTTGCGTCAGCTTGGCGTTGCCGATTTCCCCCATGCCATTGTCGGCATCGGCAGTGACCTGGCGGCGAGCCTGATGACCATCATGGCGCTGACCGAACTGGGCATCAAAGACATCTGGGTCAAGGCGCTGACCACCGAGCATGGGCAGATCGCAACGCGGATCGGCGCGCATCATGTGGTCTACCCCGAGGCGGACATGGGGGAGCGGGTTGCCCACCTGATCTCCGGACGGATGATGGACTTCATCGAGTTCGACGACGGCTTCGCCATCGCCAAGATCCATGCACCCGAGCGCATCCACAACAGCACCCTGGCCGCAGCGGCGGTGCGCGAGAAATTCGGCGTGACCGTCGTCGGCCTCAAGCGGGCCAACCAGGATTTCCAGCACGCGACGCCCAGCACTCAGGTGCTGCCGGGCGATCTGCTGATCGTCTCGGGGCCGACCCATGACATCCAGCGTTTCGCTGGCCAGGGGCGCAAGGGAAGCTGA
- a CDS encoding AraC family transcriptional regulator: MNDKDWVRRPHEPGRLERLEAYFAGYGFAPHRHDTYAIGCTLAGQHRFNYRKCARHSLPGDTFVLHPDELHDGEAGNEAGFRYRIVYIEPALLQGPLGGQPLPFIDEGVSRDPRLQRAISSLLQCLDRPLEGLEEEDALYDLAQVMASIAGTKGRRRSVDFRAAERARDYIHEFLTQPVSLDELERVSGRDRWSLSRDFRALFGTSPYRYLTLRRLDQVRRLLLGAISPSEAALIAGFADQSHMSRQFKQAYGLSPGHWLRLIRPS; encoded by the coding sequence ATGAACGACAAGGATTGGGTCAGGCGCCCGCATGAACCGGGGCGGCTCGAACGACTGGAGGCCTACTTCGCCGGTTACGGATTCGCTCCTCACCGGCACGACACCTATGCCATCGGTTGTACGCTGGCGGGCCAGCATCGTTTCAACTACCGCAAGTGCGCGCGCCACAGCCTGCCGGGCGACACCTTCGTGCTGCATCCGGACGAGCTGCACGATGGCGAGGCCGGTAATGAAGCGGGGTTCCGCTACCGCATCGTCTACATCGAGCCCGCCTTGTTGCAGGGCCCGCTGGGCGGCCAGCCGCTGCCCTTCATCGACGAAGGCGTATCCCGCGACCCGCGCCTGCAGCGAGCCATTAGCAGCCTGTTGCAGTGTCTGGACCGGCCACTCGAGGGGTTGGAGGAAGAGGATGCGCTATACGACCTCGCTCAGGTAATGGCCTCGATCGCCGGGACGAAGGGGCGGCGGCGCAGCGTCGATTTCCGCGCGGCCGAGCGGGCCCGGGATTACATCCACGAATTTCTGACTCAGCCCGTCAGCCTCGATGAGCTGGAGCGGGTGTCAGGCCGTGATCGCTGGAGCCTGTCGCGGGATTTCCGCGCGCTGTTCGGCACCAGCCCTTATCGTTATCTGACGCTGCGGCGGCTCGACCAGGTTCGCCGCCTGCTGCTCGGAGCAATCTCGCCCAGCGAGGCCGCGCTGATCGCCGGTTTCGCCGATCAGAGTCACATGAGCCGCCAGTTCAAACAGGCCTATGGGCTTTCGCCGGGGCATTGGCTGCGGCTGATCCGCCCATCCTGA
- a CDS encoding AzlC family ABC transporter permease translates to MPAALSVMPVGMLFGILAARSDWSWWEVLLVGLLGFTGSGQFAALPLSEGGAGFLTLLLVTASINSRYVPMALTTVDRLPERALDRACCAHMLGDEAYASERDDDGPGVVLRLRLMIFLAWVLTGVLGALLSRALPTAWLGDDLNLAFPASAVLLYLAMSQLRSRIGSLQHDRQMALMRIAFVVAGASGLILLLGPVYFWVPGVLLATWLLGRRRS, encoded by the coding sequence TTGCCGGCCGCGCTTTCGGTCATGCCGGTTGGCATGCTGTTCGGCATATTGGCGGCGCGTTCCGATTGGTCGTGGTGGGAGGTGCTGCTGGTCGGTTTGCTCGGCTTTACCGGCAGCGGTCAGTTTGCCGCTTTGCCGCTCAGCGAGGGCGGCGCAGGCTTTCTGACCCTGCTGCTGGTCACGGCCTCGATCAACAGCCGCTACGTGCCCATGGCGCTCACCACGGTAGACCGCCTGCCGGAACGAGCGCTGGATCGCGCCTGCTGCGCGCACATGCTCGGCGACGAGGCTTACGCCAGCGAGCGTGACGACGATGGGCCCGGCGTGGTGCTGCGCCTTCGCCTGATGATTTTCCTCGCCTGGGTGCTGACCGGCGTGCTGGGTGCGTTGCTGAGCCGCGCACTGCCTACAGCCTGGCTCGGCGACGATCTGAATCTCGCCTTCCCGGCGAGTGCAGTGTTGCTGTATCTGGCCATGTCGCAGCTCAGGAGCCGGATCGGTTCGTTGCAGCACGATCGGCAGATGGCGTTGATGCGGATCGCGTTCGTTGTCGCAGGGGCGAGTGGGCTGATCCTGCTGCTCGGGCCGGTGTATTTCTGGGTCCCCGGCGTGCTGCTGGCGACCTGGCTGCTGGGCAGGCGTCGGTCATGA
- a CDS encoding GFA family protein has protein sequence MNSLSGGCLCGDVRIVTAGQPYRVGICHCLDCRKHHGALFYAAAVFPQDAVTVEGETAEYAGRYFCPRCGSSVFSRFADEIEVHLGALDAPDQLTPTYECWTVRREAWLPAFPLSRRYPHDRDDSSRFE, from the coding sequence GTGAATTCATTAAGCGGTGGCTGCCTGTGCGGCGACGTGCGCATCGTGACGGCGGGGCAGCCCTATCGAGTCGGCATCTGTCATTGCCTGGACTGCCGTAAGCACCACGGCGCGCTGTTCTACGCCGCTGCGGTGTTCCCGCAGGATGCGGTGACCGTTGAGGGCGAGACGGCCGAATACGCCGGACGGTACTTCTGCCCCCGCTGTGGCTCGTCGGTTTTTTCCCGCTTCGCCGATGAGATCGAGGTACACCTGGGCGCACTGGATGCGCCCGACCAGCTGACGCCGACCTACGAATGCTGGACCGTGCGCCGTGAAGCCTGGCTGCCAGCGTTTCCGCTCAGCCGGCGCTACCCCCACGACCGCGACGATTCCAGTCGCTTCGAATGA
- a CDS encoding TrkH family potassium uptake protein gives MKSLLHPGRTVALVFLFAILCGTALLSLSIAHASGETGPLLTAFFTAVSAVCVTGLVVVDTGTYLSTFGQVVIMALFQLGGFGMMTLATLLGLLVNRSFRLRAKLIAQAESHVLGLGDISSVAKLVLVVTLVMELAVMLLLTLRLHLSYGLGWGEAAWSGLFHSVSAFNNAGFSIHVDGLVRYATDGFILLPVMSAIIIGGIGFPVLNDLRRRWSDPRHWSLHTKLTLSGTAVLLVGGFMAVLLFEWSNPGTLGPMAWADKLLSAAFVSVSARTAGFNALDIGALTHESWALHYFLMFIGGGSAGTAGGVKVGTVAILALLVIAEIRGRADTEAFGRRVGSSAQRQAITVLVLGSAMVVLGTLVILRDTDIPTDQVIFEVISAFGTVGLSTGITADLPETSQLMLTLLMYVGRVGTITLAASLALGEHRMPYRYPEEHPIVG, from the coding sequence ATGAAATCATTGCTGCACCCAGGCAGGACCGTTGCTCTCGTTTTTCTGTTCGCCATCCTCTGCGGCACAGCGCTGCTCTCGTTATCCATAGCCCATGCCAGCGGCGAGACCGGCCCGTTGCTCACGGCCTTCTTCACCGCTGTCTCGGCGGTCTGCGTCACCGGTCTGGTGGTGGTCGATACGGGCACCTACTTGTCGACCTTCGGCCAGGTCGTGATCATGGCGCTGTTCCAGCTCGGTGGCTTCGGCATGATGACCCTGGCGACCCTGCTGGGCTTGCTGGTCAACCGTTCGTTCCGCTTGCGCGCCAAGCTGATCGCGCAGGCCGAGTCCCATGTACTGGGGCTGGGCGACATCAGCAGCGTGGCGAAACTGGTGCTGGTCGTCACGCTGGTGATGGAGCTGGCGGTCATGCTGCTGCTGACCCTGCGCCTGCATCTGTCGTACGGGCTTGGCTGGGGCGAGGCCGCCTGGAGCGGTCTGTTCCATTCCGTATCGGCGTTCAACAATGCCGGCTTCTCCATCCACGTCGATGGCCTTGTGCGCTACGCCACCGATGGATTCATCCTGCTGCCGGTGATGAGCGCGATCATTATCGGCGGTATCGGCTTCCCCGTACTCAACGACCTGCGCCGCAGGTGGTCGGACCCTCGGCACTGGTCGTTGCACACCAAGCTGACGCTGTCGGGGACAGCAGTGCTGCTGGTGGGCGGTTTCATGGCAGTGCTGCTGTTCGAGTGGTCCAATCCGGGTACGCTCGGTCCAATGGCCTGGGCCGACAAGCTTCTTTCGGCAGCCTTCGTTTCGGTCTCGGCGCGTACGGCCGGTTTCAATGCGCTCGATATCGGCGCGCTGACCCATGAGAGCTGGGCGCTGCACTATTTCCTGATGTTCATCGGTGGCGGCAGTGCCGGTACTGCCGGTGGGGTGAAGGTCGGAACCGTGGCCATCCTGGCGCTGCTGGTGATCGCCGAGATCCGCGGCAGGGCCGACACCGAAGCGTTCGGCCGCCGGGTCGGCAGTTCGGCCCAGCGCCAGGCGATCACCGTGCTGGTGCTGGGGAGCGCCATGGTCGTGCTCGGTACGCTGGTCATCCTGCGTGACACCGACATTCCCACCGATCAGGTGATCTTCGAAGTCATTTCCGCATTCGGCACCGTCGGCCTGTCCACCGGTATCACCGCCGATCTGCCGGAGACCAGCCAGCTGATGCTGACGCTGCTCATGTACGTCGGCCGGGTCGGCACCATCACCCTGGCCGCCTCGCTCGCGCTGGGCGAGCACCGCATGCCTTACCGCTATCCGGAGGAGCACCCAATTGTTGGCTAA
- a CDS encoding TIGR04211 family SH3 domain-containing protein: protein MSISLHLSALLSRFTSRHFIGAGLFGALLATTPIHAQENNDSNARWVSDSLNTFVRSGPTDGYRIVGTLTSGQKVELISTQGDYSQVRSESGSTVWIPSRELQEVPGQAERLPQLEQQVAELSEQLKTIDDSWKVRVQGMQETLDSRKALIDELEARRMTLETALTEAQSELRATQARLGDENKQVLMQYMVYGGSIAGAGLLVGLILPSLTRGRKRNDRWF, encoded by the coding sequence ATGTCCATATCTCTTCATCTTTCTGCCTTGCTTTCCCGCTTCACTTCGCGCCATTTCATCGGCGCCGGCCTGTTTGGCGCGCTGCTGGCCACAACGCCGATCCATGCCCAGGAAAACAATGACAGCAACGCTCGCTGGGTCAGTGACAGTCTGAATACTTTCGTTCGCAGTGGTCCCACCGATGGCTATCGCATCGTCGGCACCCTGACCTCTGGCCAGAAGGTCGAGTTGATCAGCACCCAGGGTGACTACAGCCAGGTACGCTCCGAATCGGGCAGCACCGTGTGGATTCCCAGCAGGGAGCTGCAGGAAGTGCCCGGCCAGGCCGAGCGTCTGCCGCAACTTGAGCAGCAGGTCGCCGAACTCAGCGAGCAGCTCAAGACCATCGACGACAGTTGGAAGGTCCGCGTGCAGGGCATGCAGGAAACCCTGGATTCGCGCAAGGCGCTGATCGACGAGCTCGAAGCCCGGCGCATGACCCTCGAGACGGCACTGACCGAAGCACAGTCGGAACTGCGCGCCACCCAGGCCCGCCTCGGTGACGAGAACAAGCAGGTCCTCATGCAGTACATGGTCTACGGCGGCAGCATTGCCGGTGCCGGGTTGCTGGTGGGCCTGATCCTGCCGTCGTTGACCCGTGGCCGCAAACGCAACGATCGCTGGTTCTGA
- the fdhD gene encoding formate dehydrogenase accessory sulfurtransferase FdhD yields the protein MLYATLNSTEPHDARAALLAEECALAISYNGLNHAVMMVTPQDLEEFVVGFSLAGGLIERLDDLRDLRLLGDGSARRADVQVSPRAFWTLKQQRRQLAGTSGCGLCGVDALDLALPQLVPLQPTALPPEGHFHELRQRIASAQLMARDSGALHAALYVDGNGKIALCREDIGRHNALDKLIGALTLQRRKPSEGFVVVTSRCSLELIHKAVRAGIGTLVSLSAPTQLTVQWARQHHLNLIHLPHHSAPRVYSPAPALPDQNGCHP from the coding sequence ATGCTCTACGCCACTCTGAACTCCACCGAACCGCACGATGCACGCGCTGCGCTGTTGGCCGAGGAATGCGCGCTGGCCATCAGCTACAACGGTCTGAACCATGCCGTGATGATGGTGACGCCGCAGGATCTGGAGGAATTCGTCGTCGGCTTCAGCCTCGCTGGCGGGCTGATCGAGCGACTCGATGACCTGCGTGACCTGCGCCTGCTCGGCGACGGCAGCGCTCGCCGCGCGGACGTGCAGGTCAGCCCGCGGGCGTTCTGGACACTCAAGCAGCAGCGTCGCCAGCTCGCCGGCACCAGCGGCTGCGGACTCTGCGGGGTGGATGCGCTGGATCTGGCACTGCCTCAGCTGGTGCCGCTGCAGCCGACAGCACTGCCACCCGAAGGGCATTTCCATGAGCTGCGCCAGCGCATTGCGAGCGCCCAGCTGATGGCGCGCGACAGCGGTGCGCTGCACGCGGCGCTGTATGTCGACGGCAACGGAAAGATCGCCCTCTGCCGTGAGGACATCGGCCGGCATAACGCGCTGGACAAGCTGATCGGCGCGCTGACGCTGCAACGCCGCAAGCCGAGCGAAGGCTTCGTCGTGGTCACCAGCCGCTGCAGCCTGGAATTGATCCACAAGGCCGTGCGCGCCGGCATCGGCACGCTGGTCAGCCTCTCGGCACCGACTCAGCTCACCGTACAGTGGGCGCGTCAGCACCACCTCAACCTCATTCATCTGCCCCACCACAGCGCTCCGCGGGTCTACAGCCCTGCGCCTGCGCTGCCCGACCAGAACGGATGTCACCCATGA
- a CDS encoding PAS domain-containing protein: MAEVVRLRAALEERAIGDTEVRYRLAAKATNDAVWDWDLDSDHVLWNDALEQAYGHPLASIECTGDWWLAHIHPDDRGRIDASIHAVLDGGQTAWNDEYRFRRVDGSYAEILDRGHVIRDEHGRAVRMIGAMLDLTRVRAAEAALRQSEERFSAILQTIEAAFAIVQVKFDADDRPVDYQFVEVNPAFERQTGVDLHGKWVTEFAPELERFWFDAYGHVAKTGEPASFESYAQAFGRWFDVRAVRVGAPADRRIAILFNDVTQRHDAEDRLRVSESLARENVQRVQLALAAGAIIGTWNWDLRTDRFTVDEGFARGFGLDPALGRERLSLEQIITSVHPEDRPGLIAAIDEVIARGGAYAHQYRVRRADGRYYWIEANGRVDHSPEGIALSFPGVLIDVEDRRSIEAERDRATAALRALNDTLELRVAERTAELIHAEEKLRQSQKMEAVGQLTGGLAHDFNNLLAGISGALDLMGMRIAQGRLNDIDKYMLAAQSAAKRAAALTHRLLAFSRRQTLDPRPLDVNLLVEGMTELIQRTVGPSILVETVSAPDLWPASVDASQLENAILNLCINSRDAMPDGGRIIIETANQWLDAEAALANDLPAGEYLSLTVTDTGTGMAPGVIAKAFDPFFTTKPIGEGTGLGLSMIYGFAKQSGGQVRISSEPGKGTSMCIHLPRYHGEAGASTAAPVQSAAALTGSCGTILIVDDEPTVRLLLTDVLGDLGYTLIEAADSLTGLKLLQSDVGIDLLITDVGLPGGMNGRQMADAGREVRPGLKTLFITGYAESAALGNSSLGAGMQVLTKPFSIDILATRVLELLRG, encoded by the coding sequence GTGGCCGAGGTGGTGCGCTTGCGCGCAGCGCTGGAGGAGCGCGCCATCGGCGACACCGAGGTGCGCTATCGCCTGGCGGCCAAGGCAACCAACGATGCCGTCTGGGATTGGGACCTGGACAGCGATCATGTGCTCTGGAACGACGCGCTGGAGCAGGCCTACGGCCATCCGCTGGCCAGCATCGAGTGCACCGGCGACTGGTGGCTGGCGCACATCCACCCGGACGACCGCGGCCGCATCGACGCTTCGATTCATGCCGTACTCGATGGCGGCCAGACTGCCTGGAACGACGAATATCGCTTCCGCCGTGTGGATGGCTCCTATGCGGAGATTCTCGATCGAGGCCATGTGATCCGTGACGAGCACGGGCGCGCCGTACGCATGATCGGTGCGATGCTCGACCTGACCCGCGTGCGTGCCGCCGAAGCGGCATTGCGCCAGAGCGAGGAGCGCTTCAGCGCTATCCTGCAGACCATCGAAGCCGCCTTCGCCATCGTCCAGGTCAAGTTCGACGCCGATGATCGGCCGGTGGACTACCAGTTCGTCGAGGTCAATCCGGCGTTCGAGCGGCAGACCGGCGTCGACCTGCACGGCAAATGGGTGACCGAATTCGCGCCGGAGCTGGAACGGTTCTGGTTCGATGCCTATGGCCACGTCGCCAAGACCGGCGAGCCGGCCAGCTTCGAAAGTTACGCGCAAGCGTTCGGTCGCTGGTTCGATGTGCGGGCGGTCCGGGTAGGTGCGCCGGCAGACCGCCGCATCGCCATTCTCTTCAACGACGTCACCCAGCGGCACGATGCCGAGGATCGCCTGCGCGTCAGCGAGTCCCTGGCGCGCGAGAACGTCCAGCGCGTCCAGCTGGCGCTGGCGGCCGGGGCCATCATCGGCACCTGGAACTGGGATCTGCGGACCGACCGGTTCACCGTCGACGAGGGTTTCGCCCGTGGGTTCGGCCTGGACCCGGCGCTGGGGCGCGAGAGGCTGAGCCTGGAGCAGATCATCACTAGCGTGCACCCGGAGGATCGCCCCGGACTGATCGCTGCCATCGACGAAGTCATTGCCCGTGGCGGAGCCTACGCCCATCAGTATCGGGTCCGCCGTGCCGACGGTCGTTACTACTGGATCGAAGCCAACGGCCGCGTCGACCACTCGCCGGAAGGCATCGCGCTGAGCTTTCCGGGCGTGCTGATCGATGTGGAAGACCGACGCTCCATCGAGGCCGAACGCGACCGTGCCACCGCGGCGCTGCGCGCTCTGAACGATACCCTGGAGCTGCGCGTCGCCGAGCGCACGGCCGAGCTGATCCATGCCGAGGAAAAACTGCGTCAGTCGCAGAAAATGGAGGCGGTCGGTCAGCTCACCGGCGGGCTGGCACATGACTTCAACAACCTGCTGGCCGGCATCAGCGGTGCGCTGGATCTGATGGGCATGCGGATCGCCCAGGGGCGGCTTAACGATATCGACAAGTACATGCTGGCCGCACAGAGCGCGGCCAAGCGCGCCGCCGCGCTGACCCATCGGCTGCTGGCGTTCTCACGCCGGCAGACGCTCGATCCGCGGCCGTTGGACGTGAACCTGCTGGTCGAAGGCATGACCGAGCTGATCCAGCGCACGGTCGGGCCGAGCATTCTGGTCGAGACCGTCAGTGCTCCCGACCTCTGGCCGGCATCGGTGGATGCCAGCCAGCTGGAGAACGCCATCCTCAATCTGTGCATCAATTCGCGCGATGCCATGCCGGACGGCGGTCGTATCATCATCGAGACGGCAAACCAGTGGCTGGACGCGGAGGCGGCGCTGGCCAACGACCTGCCGGCCGGTGAATACCTGTCGTTGACGGTGACCGACACCGGTACCGGGATGGCGCCTGGCGTGATCGCCAAGGCGTTCGACCCCTTCTTCACCACCAAGCCGATCGGCGAGGGCACCGGCCTCGGCCTTTCGATGATCTACGGGTTCGCCAAGCAGTCCGGCGGACAGGTGCGTATCAGTTCGGAACCGGGCAAAGGCACGTCGATGTGTATTCATCTACCGCGCTATCACGGCGAGGCGGGTGCCAGCACTGCGGCCCCGGTGCAGTCGGCCGCAGCGCTCACCGGCTCCTGCGGGACGATCCTCATCGTCGATGATGAGCCGACGGTACGGCTGCTGCTGACCGACGTGCTGGGTGATCTGGGCTACACCCTGATCGAGGCGGCTGACAGCCTCACCGGGTTGAAGCTGCTGCAGTCGGATGTCGGTATCGACCTGCTGATCACCGATGTCGGCCTGCCGGGGGGCATGAACGGGCGGCAGATGGCCGATGCCGGGCGGGAGGTGCGCCCCGGCCTGAAGACCCTGTTCATCACCGGCTATGCGGAAAGCGCGGCGCTGGGCAACAGCTCTCTCGGTGCCGGAATGCAGGTGCTGACCAAGCCGTTCTCCATCGACATCCTTGCCACCCGGGTGCTCGAGCTTTTACGCGGCTAG
- a CDS encoding FdhF/YdeP family oxidoreductase, with product MSRMSRYHPATRFQPYAGPAGGWGALRSVASAWLGSGNALKNIRAMLKTNQNGGFDCPGCAWGDSPEAGAVKFCENGAKAVNWEATRRRVDAAFFARHSVSQLREQSDYWLEYQGRLTEPVRYDAASDRYRPITWDDAFALIARHLNGLASPHQAAFYTSGRASNEAAYLYQLFGRSFGTNNFPDCSNMCHEASGVALTESIGVGKGTVTLEDFDHADAIFVLGQNPGTNHPRMLEPLRQALERGAQVVCFNPLRERGLERFQHPQKPIEMLANQDAPTHSLYLRPNLGGDLAVLRGIAKYLLQWEREALGSGGPAVFDRDFIAEHTHAVDAYLEAIDATPWAQIAQQSGLERDAIGQAAAIYREAGRTIVCWAMGITQHHHSVATIQEIANLLMLRGNLGKPGAGACPVRGHSNVQGDRTMGINERPPAALLDALERHFALPMPRQPGHNTVECIQAMLAGEVQVFIGLGGNFAQATPDSPRTRQALRNCALTVQISTKLNRSHLTMGREALILPCLGRTDIDRQACGPQAVTVEDSFSMIHASRGQLEPLSTQMRSEPAIVAGIAAATLGKRPVDWLWLVEDYARIRELIAATIPGFAGFDHRLHRPGGFYLGNAAARREWSTASGRAEFKAHALPADLLPERARQAGIGADLILQTLRSHDQYNTTLYGLDDRYRGVRGMREVVFVNPDDIQRLGLEAGQQVDLVSLWDDGIERRVSGFTLLAYDTPQGQAAAYYPETNPLVPLESFGARSHTPTSKFIAIRVLPNTRTTDLQLIASGQ from the coding sequence ATGAGCCGCATGTCCCGCTACCATCCCGCCACCCGCTTCCAGCCCTACGCCGGCCCGGCTGGCGGCTGGGGCGCCCTGCGCAGCGTGGCCAGCGCCTGGCTCGGCAGCGGCAATGCGCTGAAGAACATCCGCGCCATGCTCAAGACCAACCAGAACGGCGGCTTCGACTGCCCCGGTTGCGCCTGGGGCGATTCGCCGGAGGCCGGTGCGGTGAAGTTCTGCGAGAACGGCGCCAAGGCGGTGAACTGGGAAGCCACGCGCCGCCGCGTGGATGCCGCCTTCTTCGCCCGCCACAGCGTCAGCCAGCTGCGTGAGCAGAGCGATTACTGGCTCGAATACCAGGGGCGTCTCACCGAACCGGTGCGTTATGACGCGGCCAGCGACCGCTATCGGCCGATCACCTGGGATGATGCGTTCGCGCTGATCGCGCGACACCTGAACGGCCTGGCCAGCCCGCACCAGGCAGCCTTCTACACATCCGGCCGGGCCAGCAACGAAGCGGCCTATCTCTACCAGCTGTTCGGCCGCAGCTTCGGCACCAACAACTTTCCCGACTGCTCGAACATGTGCCACGAGGCCAGCGGCGTCGCCCTCACCGAATCCATCGGTGTCGGCAAGGGCACGGTAACGCTGGAAGATTTCGACCACGCCGATGCGATCTTCGTACTTGGCCAGAACCCCGGCACCAACCACCCGCGCATGCTCGAACCGCTGCGCCAGGCGCTGGAGCGCGGTGCCCAGGTGGTCTGTTTCAATCCACTGCGCGAACGCGGCCTGGAACGATTCCAGCATCCGCAGAAGCCCATCGAGATGCTCGCCAACCAGGACGCGCCAACCCACAGCCTCTACCTGCGCCCCAACCTTGGCGGCGATCTGGCCGTACTGCGCGGCATCGCCAAGTACCTGCTGCAATGGGAACGCGAAGCGCTGGGGAGCGGCGGACCGGCGGTGTTCGATCGCGACTTCATCGCCGAGCACACCCATGCCGTCGATGCCTATCTGGAGGCGATCGATGCCACGCCGTGGGCGCAGATCGCGCAGCAGTCCGGGCTCGAACGCGACGCGATCGGCCAGGCCGCCGCGATCTACCGCGAAGCCGGGCGGACCATCGTCTGCTGGGCCATGGGCATCACCCAGCACCATCATTCGGTGGCGACCATCCAGGAGATCGCCAACCTGCTGATGCTGCGCGGCAACCTCGGCAAGCCTGGCGCCGGTGCCTGCCCGGTGCGCGGCCACAGCAACGTGCAGGGTGATCGCACCATGGGCATCAACGAACGCCCGCCGGCCGCACTACTGGATGCGCTGGAGCGCCATTTCGCCCTGCCGATGCCCCGCCAGCCCGGGCACAACACCGTGGAATGCATCCAGGCCATGCTGGCCGGCGAGGTGCAGGTATTCATCGGCCTGGGCGGCAACTTCGCCCAGGCCACGCCGGACAGCCCGCGCACCCGCCAGGCGTTGCGCAACTGCGCGCTGACCGTGCAGATCAGCACCAAGCTCAACCGCAGCCACCTGACCATGGGTCGCGAAGCGCTGATCCTGCCCTGCCTCGGCCGCACCGACATCGACCGCCAGGCCTGCGGCCCGCAGGCGGTGACCGTGGAAGATTCGTTCAGCATGATCCACGCCTCCCGGGGCCAGCTGGAGCCGCTGTCGACGCAGATGCGTTCGGAACCGGCCATCGTCGCCGGTATCGCCGCCGCCACGCTGGGCAAGCGCCCGGTGGACTGGCTCTGGCTGGTGGAGGACTACGCACGAATCCGCGAGCTGATCGCGGCGACCATCCCGGGTTTCGCCGGCTTCGACCACCGCCTGCATCGCCCTGGCGGTTTCTATCTGGGCAACGCGGCCGCGCGTCGGGAATGGAGCACCGCCAGCGGCCGCGCCGAGTTCAAGGCACATGCGCTGCCGGCCGACCTGCTGCCAGAGCGGGCGCGCCAGGCGGGCATCGGCGCCGATCTGATCCTGCAGACGCTGCGCTCCCACGACCAGTACAACACCACGCTGTACGGCCTGGACGACCGCTACCGCGGCGTAAGGGGGATGCGCGAGGTGGTGTTCGTCAACCCCGACGACATCCAGCGCCTGGGCCTTGAAGCCGGCCAGCAGGTCGATCTGGTTTCGCTATGGGACGACGGTATCGAACGGCGCGTTAGCGGCTTCACCCTGCTCGCCTACGACACCCCGCAGGGTCAGGCTGCCGCCTACTACCCGGAAACCAACCCGCTGGTGCCGCTGGAAAGCTTCGGCGCGCGCAGCCATACGCCCACCTCCAAGTTCATCGCGATCCGCGTGCTGCCGAACACGCGGACGACCGACCTGCAGCTGATCGCCAGCGGGCAATGA